The following is a genomic window from Pseudomonas parafulva.
GTACTACGTCGACCGTACCATCGACCGCGCCACCGACGGGGTCACCTACACCGGCGTCGAGCAGCTCAAGGCCGGCAGCGCCTACCTGTTCCTGGCCAATCACCGCGACATCGTCATGGACCCGGCGTTCGTCAACTACGCGGTCTATCACGCCGGCCTGCCCACCCCGCGCATCGCCATCGGCGACAACCTGCTGCAGAAGCCTTTCGTCAGCGACATGATGCGCCTGAACAAGAGCTTCATCGTGCACCGCTCCATCAGCGGTCGCCGCGAGAAGCTGGCGGCTTACCAACTGCTCTCGGCCTACATCAACCACTCGATCCGCGACGACGGCACCTCGATCTGGATCGCCCAGGCCGAAGGCCGCGCCAAGGACGGTGACGATCGCACCGATTCGGCGATCCTCAAGATGTTCCACATGAGCCGCAAGGACGAAGCCTTCGGCGCGGTGATCCAGAGCCTGAACCTGATTCCGGTGTCGATCAGCTATGAATACGATCCCTGCGACCAGGCTAAGGCCCGCGAGCTGTACATCCGCGCCAGCACCGGCAGCTACAGCAAGGTGCCAGGCGAGGACGACAACAGCATCGCCCTTGGCATCACCGGCTACAAAGGCCGGGTGCACATCAATTTCGCGCCGCCGGTGACCGAGTACCACGAAGACACCAAGCAACTGGCACAGGCCATCGACCGACAGATTCTCGCCGGCTATCGCCTATTCCCGGTGCACTACCTGGCCTATGCCATGTGGGATCAACAGGACACGGCGCTGGCGGTACCCACCGCCGACAAGCTGTTTCCGGCCGATGAGCTGGCGCGGGCGCAGGAAGAATGGCAGCGCCGCCTGGAGGCCTGCCCGGTCGAGCATCGGCCTTACCTGGTGCAGCAGTACGCCATGCCGGTGCGCAATCAGTATCAGGTCAAGCGCCAGGCAGAAGTGGCCTGAGTGCAGGCTCTTGTGGCGCTCCTGGCACACTGTGCGGCCGGAGCGCCATTGGTCAGCGCCAAGACATCGCCCCCTAAATTTCGCCTGTCATACGCTCGTCATCCGAAGAGGCCACCCTGTCGGCCTTCTCGATACCGGAGCTTGACATGCTGCACGCCGAAAACCAGGACCGTCTCTACCTCGTCGCGCCCAGCGACGAGCAGCAGGCATTGATCGACGGCTTCGCGATCAACGTCCACGACCGTGGCTGGCTGGTTTACTGCGCCCTCGGCGGCCATGCGCACCATGACCTGCCGGAAGTGGACCTGGGCACCGGCTTCAGCGTGCTGGATTTTGCCATCGAGGCCGCCTGATCCACGGTGCATCACCCACAAAAAAGCCCGCTGCCTTGTCCCAGGCAGCGGGCTTTTCATGGCATCGAAAGGCTTACTCAGCCAGCATCTGACCGATCGACGGATCCTTGAACAGACGGGTCAGGGCGTCGCTGAGCACATCGCTGACCAGCTTGGTGTTGGTTTCCTGGTTCGGTGCCATGCCGAAACGCTGGTCCAGCGAGGCGCCGTAGCGACCGCTGTAGCGACGGTTGGCGTTGGACACGTCGGCGCGGAACGTGGCGCCGATGGTCGCTTCGGTGACGTACATCTTGTCCTTGGGCGACTGGTACTTGAGTTCGGCCAGGGTCACGGTCAACTGAGGCGCGTTGCCACCGCCGCGGGTCGGGGTGAAGCCCAGCAGACGCACGGCAGCCTCGGCCTGGGCCTGCAGCTTGGGCACCACGTCGTTGCCACTGACGGTGATGGTGCTGGTCTCAGGGTACATGCCGCCGCGGGTGCCCAGCGACTGCGAAGCACGGCCATCGACCACCTTGACCTCCACCGGCTGGCCGCGGCCGACCGCGTTGAGCTGCGTGGTGAGCTTGGGTTGCGGGCTCAACTGCTGCGGGCTGTGGGCACAGCCGACCAGGCTCAGGGTAGCCACCGCCATCAAACCGAACAACAGACGTTGCAGCATGCGCATTTCTCCAGAAAAAAGCGGCAAAGGCCGACAGTATAACGAGAGGCACGCTACCCGCGGCAAGCTTCGCGAGATGAAGCCTTGGCGCCGTCTGGGCACGCGATTGTCATGCCGGGAACACGCCGCTGTCACGAGGGTTTAATGGTGCTGCGGGTAAGCTTGCCGCACGTCCGAATCAGACAGGATTTTCCGCCATGGCCTCGCTCTGGACCCTGCTCCTGCAACGCCCGCGTCACACCACCTATGCCCGCCTCGACGAAAACGGCACGTGCCTGGCCTTCAAGCACTGCGCCCAGGCCCCGGCCGGCAGTGGCTGGGTCCAGGTCAGCGAAGCCCACCTGGGCTGGCTGGGCCAGGCGCTGCCGGCCAGCGCCCGGGTTTGCCCGCCGGCACGGCGCCGCTGGCAGCAACGCCTGCTCGCGGCCTGACAAACGCAGCAATAAAAACCCAAGAAGTACGACCTTTCTGCCCGCGACCTCGTTATAATCTCCCCCCGATTATAAGGACGTCTCCTGATCGGGCCCCGCATTCGCCGCTTGACCCCGGCACCTTCACCGCTTCGCCCACAGAGAGCCTTCCACTCAGGTCTTGCATCGGCTGTCGTGCCTGCTGTCTCTGGCCGTCTGCTGCACATGAACCTGCGGGTTGCCCTCGCGCAGTCCACTTTTGAGGTTCACGACTCCAAAAGAGCGTGAAAAAACGGTTTTTCACAACTTCACGAGAGTGTGGCGAGCAAATGAACAGTCTGGCATGTGCAGGTGCGACAAAGACGTTTTCTACAGCCCTGAGCAGACGGCCCAGGCGCTCATCCTGGATGGGAGCCTGAGGCCGGTCCATAACCCACGACGGACCACCTGACCATAAGTCGAATTGCCGCAGTGGTGGCAAATGGCGTTCAATGACCGAACACCCAAAGACCGATTGGCGGTGTCCGCTGGAGTTGCAACAACTGCGAAGAGTCGGACATGGCGATCCTGGCCAACCCAGGGGTCCTATGCTGTCAATTAGGTGCTGTAGATTGTGGAGACGCGTTAAATGGCGCAGAACGAATCGGTTGATGTAGTACTGGTAGGCGCGGGCATCATGAGTGCCACCCTGGCCGTACTGCTCAAGGAGCTGGACCCTGCGATCACGCTGGAAGTCGTCGAGGCGATGGACTCCGGGGCCGCAGAAAGCTCCAACCCCTGGAACAACGCGGGCACCGGTCACGCCGGGCTGTGCGAACTGAACTACACGCCGCAGGCCGCCGATGGCAGCATCGACATCAAGAAGGCGGTGCACATCAATACCCAGTTCGAGGTTTCGCGCCAGTTCTGGGCCTACCTCAGCCGCCAGGGCGGCTTGGGCGATCCCCGCGCCTTCATCAACCCGGTACCGCACCTGAGCTACGTCGAAGGTGACAAAGGCGTCGCGTTCCTGAAAAAGCGCTTCGACATGCTCAAGCAGCATCACGCCTTCGCCGAGATGGAGTACACCGAAGACAAGGCCGTGATGAACCAGTGGATGCCGCTGATGATGCCGGGCCGCCCGGCCGACCAGCACATCGCCGCCACCCGCGTGCTCAAGGGCACCGATGTCAACTTTGGCGCACTGACCAACCAGTTGCTCAAGCGCCTGGGCGACAGCCCCGACGCCCAGGTCAAGTACAGCAAGAAGGTCACCGGCCTGCGCCGCAAAGGCGATGGCTGGACGGTGACGGTCAAGGACGTCAACAGTGGCAGCAGCCGCGACGTCGACGCCCGTTTCGTCTTCCTCGGCGCCGGCGGCGCGGCGCTGCCGCTGCTGCAAGCCTCGGGCATTCCGGAAAGCAAGGGCTTCGGCGGCTTCCCGGTCAGCGGCCAGTGGCTGCGCTGCGACAATCCGGAGATCGTCAGCCAGCACCAGGCCAAGGTCTACAGCCAGGCAGCGGTGGGCGCCCCGCCCATGTCGGTGCCGCACCTGGACACGCGCGTGGTCGATGGCAAGAAGTCGCTGCTGTTCGGGCCTTACGCCGGCTTCACCACCAAGTTCCTCAAGCACGGTTCGCTGATGGACCTGCCGCTGTCGGTGCGCATGGGCAACATCGGTCCGATGCTGGCCGTGGCCCGCGACAACATGGACCTGACCAAGTACCTGGTCAGTGAAGTGATGCAGTCGATGGAGCAGCGCCTGGAATCGTTGCGCCGCTTCTACCCCCAGGCCAAGGCCGAGGACTGGCGCCTGGAAGTGGCGGGTCAGCGCGTGCAGATCATCAAGAAGGATCCGAAGAAAGGCGGCATCCTGCAGTTCGGCACCGAGCTGGTCTCGGCCGCCGACGGCAGCCTGGCTGCC
Proteins encoded in this region:
- a CDS encoding 1-acyl-sn-glycerol-3-phosphate acyltransferase, with the translated sequence MGAFDAIRPYDDAEVPAVLARLLSDPAFLDILTHFRFPRLAGAFGWLLKPLIARRLRKEFAGVSSVATLQDKVEYYVDRTIDRATDGVTYTGVEQLKAGSAYLFLANHRDIVMDPAFVNYAVYHAGLPTPRIAIGDNLLQKPFVSDMMRLNKSFIVHRSISGRREKLAAYQLLSAYINHSIRDDGTSIWIAQAEGRAKDGDDRTDSAILKMFHMSRKDEAFGAVIQSLNLIPVSISYEYDPCDQAKARELYIRASTGSYSKVPGEDDNSIALGITGYKGRVHINFAPPVTEYHEDTKQLAQAIDRQILAGYRLFPVHYLAYAMWDQQDTALAVPTADKLFPADELARAQEEWQRRLEACPVEHRPYLVQQYAMPVRNQYQVKRQAEVA
- a CDS encoding YajG family lipoprotein, translating into MLQRLLFGLMAVATLSLVGCAHSPQQLSPQPKLTTQLNAVGRGQPVEVKVVDGRASQSLGTRGGMYPETSTITVSGNDVVPKLQAQAEAAVRLLGFTPTRGGGNAPQLTVTLAELKYQSPKDKMYVTEATIGATFRADVSNANRRYSGRYGASLDQRFGMAPNQETNTKLVSDVLSDALTRLFKDPSIGQMLAE
- the mqo gene encoding malate dehydrogenase (quinone) yields the protein MAQNESVDVVLVGAGIMSATLAVLLKELDPAITLEVVEAMDSGAAESSNPWNNAGTGHAGLCELNYTPQAADGSIDIKKAVHINTQFEVSRQFWAYLSRQGGLGDPRAFINPVPHLSYVEGDKGVAFLKKRFDMLKQHHAFAEMEYTEDKAVMNQWMPLMMPGRPADQHIAATRVLKGTDVNFGALTNQLLKRLGDSPDAQVKYSKKVTGLRRKGDGWTVTVKDVNSGSSRDVDARFVFLGAGGAALPLLQASGIPESKGFGGFPVSGQWLRCDNPEIVSQHQAKVYSQAAVGAPPMSVPHLDTRVVDGKKSLLFGPYAGFTTKFLKHGSLMDLPLSVRMGNIGPMLAVARDNMDLTKYLVSEVMQSMEQRLESLRRFYPQAKAEDWRLEVAGQRVQIIKKDPKKGGILQFGTELVSAADGSLAALLGASPGASVTVSIMLELLERCFPEQTKGAWATKLKDIFPAREKTLATDAALYRQISADNDAALGLAQENPAKHYA